From a region of the Campylobacter sp. genome:
- a CDS encoding sodium:alanine symporter family protein: protein MQNFLDKLTATIDAINSFLWGPYFLIALLCGTGAYFTARLHLVQIFKFRMGARKLFGNFSLHGEAAGKSGMSSFQAVATAIAAQVGTGNLVGASTALVMGGPGAIFWMWCAAFLGMATNFAEICLAQIYRTKDDSGHMIGGPAFYISRGLKSPFAKPLAAFFALAIIFALGFMGNMVQANSISDGFSSAFGIPKWVSGAALALICCVIFFGGVKAIARVAEKVVPLMAICYVLVGLVIIGSNFDKIPSVIALIFKAAFDPSAAWGGATGATIATAMRYGIARGLFSNEAGMGSTPHAHAAANVKHPVDQAVLGIMGVFVDTFIVLNITVFVVLSTDVVTFENGKAVFSGISLVQEAFGSQILGRSGGYGFVAICLFFFAFTTILGWYYFAEINVRYLLGAKFVKLLQILVVAFVFIGSVQKIDLVWGLADMFNGLMVIPNLIAIILLSPVVVRLLSDFNDGKSYDANDYK from the coding sequence ATGCAAAATTTTCTCGACAAACTCACCGCCACAATTGACGCAATCAACTCCTTTTTGTGGGGTCCGTACTTTCTAATCGCCCTACTTTGCGGCACCGGCGCGTATTTTACGGCGCGTTTGCACCTGGTGCAGATTTTTAAATTTAGAATGGGCGCGCGCAAGCTCTTCGGCAACTTCTCCCTGCACGGCGAGGCTGCGGGCAAAAGTGGTATGAGCTCGTTCCAAGCCGTCGCCACGGCAATCGCGGCGCAGGTCGGTACGGGCAACCTGGTAGGCGCCAGCACCGCGTTAGTAATGGGCGGACCGGGCGCCATATTTTGGATGTGGTGCGCGGCGTTTTTAGGCATGGCAACGAACTTTGCAGAGATCTGCCTGGCTCAAATTTACCGCACCAAGGACGACAGCGGACATATGATCGGAGGGCCCGCGTTTTACATCAGCCGCGGACTTAAAAGCCCCTTTGCCAAGCCTTTAGCGGCGTTTTTTGCGCTGGCCATCATCTTTGCTTTGGGCTTCATGGGCAATATGGTGCAGGCAAACTCCATCTCAGACGGCTTTAGCAGTGCATTTGGAATCCCGAAGTGGGTGAGCGGCGCAGCATTGGCGCTCATCTGCTGCGTCATCTTTTTCGGCGGCGTCAAAGCGATCGCACGCGTAGCAGAAAAGGTCGTGCCACTAATGGCGATCTGCTACGTGCTGGTGGGTCTCGTCATCATCGGCTCAAATTTCGATAAAATTCCATCCGTCATCGCGCTGATATTCAAAGCCGCGTTCGATCCATCCGCTGCCTGGGGCGGCGCTACGGGCGCTACGATCGCCACTGCAATGAGATATGGCATCGCGCGCGGGCTCTTTTCAAACGAAGCGGGCATGGGCTCGACGCCGCACGCACACGCCGCGGCGAACGTCAAACACCCCGTAGATCAAGCCGTGCTCGGCATAATGGGCGTTTTCGTCGATACATTCATCGTGCTTAATATCACCGTTTTCGTGGTGCTTAGCACCGACGTAGTCACTTTCGAAAACGGCAAGGCGGTATTTTCGGGCATCTCGCTGGTGCAAGAAGCCTTCGGATCGCAAATTTTAGGTCGCAGCGGCGGCTACGGCTTCGTGGCGATCTGCCTGTTTTTCTTCGCATTTACCACGATTTTGGGCTGGTATTACTTCGCCGAGATCAATGTGCGATACCTCCTGGGCGCAAAATTCGTCAAGCTCTTGCAAATTTTAGTCGTCGCATTCGTATTCATAGGAAGCGTGCAAAAGATCGACCTAGTTTGGGGGCTAGCCGATATGTTTAACGGACTGATGGTGATCCCAAACTTAATCGCAATCATCCTGCTTAGTCCCGTCGTCGTGCGGCTTTTGAGCGACTTTAACGACGGCAAAAGCTACGACGCAAACGACTACAAATAA
- a CDS encoding class I SAM-dependent methyltransferase, giving the protein MQKLNFKDNVSETLLINVYMRHLDFKDADPILNDPFSSAAVKQIDYDFAKFNDARLSKTGTVIRAKFFDDETLRLAAELDHPIIVQLGAGLDTRPLRLQKALPSALFYDLDLPDVIAVRDALLPKAKNNFSLPYSMLDPSWMDELVAKHGSAGYIFILEGVSMYFEKEEFKKFFIALSQKFSGYVLSDFMSEFSVRKFDSKRHDAMRHMQNAPFKMGIGGGAEVQDWDSAHIRFVREAAMLKMYKSHWSLKGRLFSLIPAFCNACKMFVFKIGGDE; this is encoded by the coding sequence ATGCAAAAGTTAAATTTTAAAGATAACGTCTCCGAGACGCTGCTAATCAATGTCTATATGCGCCATTTGGATTTCAAAGACGCGGATCCGATCCTAAACGATCCCTTTTCAAGCGCCGCGGTCAAACAGATCGATTATGATTTTGCGAAATTTAACGACGCGCGCCTTAGCAAAACGGGCACCGTGATCCGCGCGAAATTTTTCGACGACGAGACGCTGCGGCTCGCAGCGGAGCTTGATCACCCTATCATCGTGCAGCTCGGTGCCGGGCTCGACACTCGCCCGCTTAGATTGCAAAAAGCCCTACCGAGCGCCCTATTTTACGATCTCGATCTGCCCGACGTCATAGCCGTGCGCGATGCGCTGCTGCCCAAAGCAAAGAATAACTTCAGCCTGCCCTACTCGATGCTAGATCCATCGTGGATGGACGAGCTGGTCGCAAAGCACGGCAGCGCGGGCTACATCTTCATCTTAGAGGGCGTGAGTATGTATTTTGAAAAGGAGGAATTTAAAAAATTTTTTATCGCGCTTTCGCAAAAATTTAGCGGCTACGTGCTGAGCGACTTTATGAGCGAGTTTTCGGTAAGAAAATTCGACTCCAAACGCCACGACGCGATGCGGCACATGCAAAACGCGCCCTTTAAAATGGGCATCGGCGGCGGCGCGGAGGTGCAGGACTGGGATAGCGCGCATATCAGATTCGTCAGGGAGGCCGCGATGCTAAAAATGTATAAAAGCCACTGGAGCCTCAAAGGGCGCCTCTTTAGCCTAATCCCCGCTTTTTGCAACGCGTGCAAGATGTTCGTTTTCAAAATCGGCGGTGATGAATAG
- a CDS encoding Crp/Fnr family transcriptional regulator has protein sequence MEKSRLGLLQTEAIATLSDEELAMFEHQVIKKGYVFYSEAPKVFIFKSGQAKLSFFEDGEEFIINYLNKDNITILNEICALEFLEDSEIYTIDASGLGEILANRSFCEAYIKILTEIILLQRKITRSILFENAKGRIASFLIELANEQNFHQNGYKYVFLPFSLKVLSSFVGLKRQSASTAFNELVKDNVIQKISQHEFLILDYDRLLSYCV, from the coding sequence ATGGAAAAATCGCGGCTGGGACTACTGCAAACCGAGGCTATCGCCACGCTTAGCGACGAGGAGCTTGCAATGTTCGAGCACCAAGTCATCAAAAAAGGCTATGTTTTTTATAGCGAGGCGCCTAAAGTTTTTATTTTTAAAAGCGGGCAGGCGAAGCTTTCGTTTTTTGAAGACGGCGAAGAATTCATCATCAACTACCTAAACAAGGATAATATCACTATTCTTAATGAAATTTGCGCACTTGAGTTTTTAGAAGACAGCGAGATTTATACGATCGATGCGAGCGGACTCGGGGAGATCTTGGCAAATCGCAGCTTTTGCGAGGCGTATATAAAAATTTTAACCGAAATAATACTACTGCAGCGCAAAATCACTCGCTCCATTCTTTTTGAAAATGCAAAAGGGCGCATCGCGAGCTTTTTGATCGAGCTTGCAAACGAGCAGAATTTTCATCAAAACGGCTACAAATACGTCTTTTTGCCCTTTTCGCTAAAGGTGCTTTCATCCTTTGTGGGGCTCAAGCGTCAAAGCGCGAGTACCGCGTTTAACGAGCTTGTAAAAGATAACGTAATTCAAAAAATCAGTCAGCACGAGTTTTTGATCCTAGACTACGACAGATTGCTTAGCTACTGTGTTTAG
- a CDS encoding formate/nitrite transporter family protein, which yields MLNPAETAQAVSSSMQHKAHTPLISIIFLAIMAGAAIAMGDIFWAHSTVGMAEKQSIGLSNFIGGITFSCGLMMVVFYGGHLFTSSVLTGVPAADGKLPLGKTIGYWAIVWCFNFVGGALIAYMYYYSGLPLKYDGYILQHFIPAAAGKINAPFHELFIRGIFCNVFVCMSIWTATSESNLSGKFFAIMWMIGAFVACSMEHCVANMFILTEGIIAKGHYLAAAGGDVNALASSLHGVTAAQIDSINWGNFIVKNMIPVTLGNICGGLFFVGLVGFMVNKYDMKKKD from the coding sequence ATGTTAAATCCTGCAGAAACCGCGCAAGCGGTATCTAGTTCGATGCAACACAAGGCGCACACCCCGCTAATTAGCATAATTTTTCTAGCTATAATGGCGGGCGCTGCAATCGCTATGGGTGATATTTTCTGGGCTCACTCGACCGTCGGAATGGCTGAAAAGCAATCTATTGGCTTATCGAATTTCATCGGCGGTATTACCTTTAGCTGCGGTCTGATGATGGTGGTTTTTTACGGTGGGCATCTATTTACCAGCTCGGTTTTAACGGGTGTACCTGCTGCCGACGGCAAATTACCGCTAGGTAAAACAATCGGCTATTGGGCTATCGTTTGGTGCTTTAACTTCGTAGGCGGCGCGTTAATCGCGTATATGTATTATTACTCAGGACTTCCGCTTAAATATGATGGCTACATCTTGCAGCACTTCATTCCTGCAGCAGCAGGCAAAATAAACGCACCTTTTCATGAGCTATTCATCCGCGGAATTTTTTGTAACGTGTTTGTATGTATGTCTATCTGGACTGCGACCAGCGAGAGTAATCTATCGGGTAAATTCTTTGCAATTATGTGGATGATCGGCGCATTCGTAGCCTGCTCGATGGAACACTGCGTGGCAAATATGTTTATCCTAACTGAAGGCATCATCGCTAAAGGCCACTATCTTGCGGCTGCAGGTGGCGATGTAAATGCTCTTGCAAGCTCACTTCACGGCGTAACGGCGGCTCAAATAGATTCAATAAACTGGGGAAATTTCATCGTTAAAAATATGATCCCGGTTACGCTAGGTAACATCTGCGGCGGTCTATTTTTCGTAGGCTTGGTCGGATTTATGGTCAATAAATACGATATGAAAAAGAAAGACTAA
- a CDS encoding hydrogenase 3 maturation endopeptidase HyCI: MRKALLCIGNPLRGDDDVGNETGRIVEANLKDWRVFYGQDVPENEFAALREFAPEILIVVDAMSGFDEDKIEFFDLSNDRDYIYSTHNLPTPVLLSYLRKICPKTLFLGISVLLDNVLDFKEGLSESAKKSAQKAYERILEIDSNLNEEE; encoded by the coding sequence ATGCGAAAGGCGTTGCTTTGTATCGGCAATCCCCTTCGCGGCGACGACGACGTGGGCAATGAAACGGGGCGAATAGTCGAGGCGAATCTAAAAGACTGGCGCGTTTTTTACGGGCAGGATGTGCCCGAAAACGAATTTGCAGCACTTAGGGAATTCGCCCCTGAAATTCTGATCGTAGTAGATGCGATGAGCGGCTTTGATGAGGATAAGATAGAATTTTTCGACCTCAGCAACGATCGCGACTATATCTACTCGACGCATAACCTGCCTACGCCGGTGCTTCTAAGCTATCTGCGCAAAATTTGCCCAAAGACGTTGTTTTTGGGCATTAGCGTGTTGCTCGATAACGTCCTTGATTTTAAAGAAGGACTGAGCGAGAGCGCAAAAAAAAGTGCGCAAAAAGCTTATGAGCGTATCTTAGAAATTGATTCAAATTTAAATGAGGAGGAGTAA
- a CDS encoding formate hydrogenlyase maturation HycH family protein has translation MIEVFKLTKRHMDENENLPKELKDIKVFSTCVGHGVGTIDFSEKVLEIDDEEFKRIVENSGDYVKFKIGNLSKYFEIEIFAEHAAKLIPQLCECELKDLLKNMREGYFVLRKDF, from the coding sequence ATGATTGAGGTTTTTAAGCTTACAAAGCGGCATATGGACGAAAACGAAAATTTACCTAAAGAGCTAAAGGATATCAAGGTTTTTTCCACCTGCGTCGGTCACGGCGTAGGTACGATAGATTTTAGCGAAAAGGTACTTGAGATAGACGATGAAGAATTTAAACGCATCGTCGAGAACTCGGGCGACTACGTTAAATTTAAGATCGGTAACCTAAGCAAGTATTTCGAGATTGAAATTTTTGCCGAGCACGCAGCCAAGCTAATCCCTCAGCTTTGCGAATGTGAGCTTAAAGATCTGCTAAAAAATATGCGCGAAGGATATTTCGTGCTAAGGAAGGATTTTTGA
- a CDS encoding NADH-quinone oxidoreductase subunit B family protein, whose product MSLYQVPENIKNANDLTAKLELLKNIKRSFSVYRIDCGSCNGCEIEIFASITPMWDPERFGFKLVANPRHADILVCTGPVTRQMYYPLLRAYEAAPDPKIVVALGACGSTGGIFHDAYSVWSGIDKIVPVDVYIPGCPPHPASIIYGLGMALGIIDQKLQKKSYEQDSTLPPPVKSSVIGDILFERDLQAEAKRLMSYIFGRVLFAKYMDAIKTSSDVHDPKASREALLNAIHTEEDPRYAECMALLHNDVYLKYARATEEFKIDPQKEVWSKR is encoded by the coding sequence ATGAGTTTGTATCAAGTCCCCGAAAATATTAAAAACGCAAACGATCTAACCGCAAAATTGGAGCTTTTGAAAAATATCAAACGAAGCTTCAGCGTTTATCGTATCGACTGCGGAAGTTGCAACGGCTGTGAAATCGAAATTTTTGCTTCTATCACGCCGATGTGGGATCCGGAGCGCTTCGGATTTAAACTTGTAGCTAACCCTCGCCACGCAGATATCTTAGTCTGCACCGGTCCGGTTACCCGCCAGATGTATTATCCACTGCTTCGCGCTTATGAGGCTGCACCTGATCCTAAGATCGTAGTGGCTCTGGGAGCGTGCGGAAGCACTGGTGGAATTTTTCACGACGCATATAGCGTATGGAGTGGTATCGATAAAATTGTACCGGTAGATGTTTATATCCCCGGCTGCCCTCCGCATCCTGCTAGCATCATCTATGGTCTTGGCATGGCGCTTGGCATCATCGATCAAAAGCTTCAAAAGAAGAGCTACGAGCAAGATAGCACTCTTCCGCCACCGGTTAAGAGTTCAGTTATCGGCGATATTTTATTCGAGCGCGATCTGCAAGCTGAAGCTAAGAGGCTGATGAGCTATATTTTCGGAAGAGTTTTATTTGCAAAATATATGGATGCGATCAAAACCTCATCTGACGTTCACGATCCAAAAGCTTCTCGCGAGGCTTTACTTAACGCTATCCATACCGAAGAGGATCCTAGATACGCGGAGTGCATGGCACTATTGCACAATGACGTATATCTAAAATACGCCCGCGCTACGGAAGAATTTAAGATCGATCCGCAAAAAGAGGTCTGGAGTAAACGATGA
- a CDS encoding formate hydrogenlyase complex iron-sulfur subunit, with protein MMKLFDITEKYGKATYAYPFEPYIVPENFRGQPEYTYELCIGCAACGIACPSNAIELKMNEAQTKLIWEFDCGRCIFCGRCDEVCPTGAVRLGNSFELAVKFDKSALIQHGELEMEKCSCCGKPMTPKRLINYTLEKLSTANLLPGRLEEAKKYLYICPECKKAQSVERVTKGIEEAIK; from the coding sequence ATGATGAAATTATTCGACATTACCGAAAAATATGGTAAGGCGACCTATGCTTATCCGTTTGAGCCATACATCGTGCCCGAGAATTTTCGCGGGCAGCCTGAATATACCTATGAGCTTTGCATAGGCTGTGCTGCGTGCGGAATCGCCTGCCCATCTAATGCGATCGAGCTTAAGATGAACGAAGCCCAAACCAAGCTTATTTGGGAATTTGATTGCGGACGCTGCATATTTTGCGGTCGCTGCGACGAGGTATGCCCTACGGGAGCGGTAAGGCTAGGCAATAGCTTTGAGCTAGCGGTAAAATTTGATAAAAGCGCGCTTATCCAACACGGCGAGCTTGAGATGGAGAAATGCAGCTGCTGCGGCAAGCCGATGACCCCAAAAAGGCTCATCAACTACACGCTAGAGAAGCTAAGCACGGCAAATTTACTCCCGGGCAGATTGGAAGAAGCTAAAAAGTACCTCTATATCTGCCCCGAGTGTAAAAAGGCCCAATCGGTCGAAAGAGTGACCAAAGGTATAGAGGAGGCAATAAAATGA